A genome region from Natronosalvus rutilus includes the following:
- a CDS encoding DUF7577 domain-containing protein, translating into MSLWVWLVGYVLLFALLHLVLYYAYVRRDGETSLPASVTDGEHAGLQSAPRLDRARAHHDGADSLNADLEVDGETTACPHCGAPNEREPTFTYCRVCVSPLRR; encoded by the coding sequence ATGAGCCTCTGGGTCTGGCTCGTCGGGTACGTGCTGTTGTTCGCCTTACTCCACCTGGTGCTCTACTACGCGTACGTGCGCCGCGACGGCGAGACCAGCCTGCCCGCGTCCGTCACCGACGGCGAGCACGCCGGCCTGCAGTCGGCGCCGCGATTGGATCGGGCCCGCGCTCACCACGACGGTGCCGACTCACTCAACGCCGATCTCGAGGTCGACGGCGAGACGACGGCCTGTCCACACTGCGGCGCGCCGAACGAACGAGAGCCGACGTTCACGTACTGCCGGGTGTGCGTCTCGCCACTCAGGCGGTAG
- a CDS encoding acyltransferase, with protein sequence MTKRYVSLPDEAEAGMREFVTAVDERLSSDESTCSVVEDVLIDLSGDRDAYERWQAGGDVSPAELVRLQSYDPCNTTLESEYYAEKDEEKFKRSKHLQWLWRQFDSLPLADNVEFALRFRRMLADHLFEDCGENCRFFKGITFTYGHNITVGDNTVIHDNVHLDDRGKLTIGDRVSISDGAHLYSHDHDVVDQTEVRNFHTTIEDDVRLTYDSMVRAGNRVGENAIVGARAIVQNDVPAHHIAVGMPAKSIKIKPGWEDVATPLEDAGENRQAEREIEYDLDDGLEQFDEFQRDLTPPGHRTN encoded by the coding sequence ATGACCAAGCGGTACGTCTCGCTGCCGGACGAGGCGGAGGCGGGGATGCGGGAGTTCGTGACGGCCGTCGACGAGCGTCTCTCGAGCGACGAGAGCACCTGCTCGGTCGTCGAGGACGTGCTCATCGACCTTTCGGGGGACCGGGACGCCTACGAGCGCTGGCAAGCCGGTGGCGACGTCTCGCCGGCCGAACTCGTCAGACTCCAGAGTTACGACCCCTGTAACACGACCCTCGAGAGCGAGTACTACGCCGAGAAGGACGAAGAGAAGTTCAAGCGCTCGAAGCACCTCCAGTGGCTCTGGCGACAGTTCGACAGTCTGCCACTCGCTGACAACGTCGAGTTCGCCCTCCGGTTCAGGCGGATGCTCGCCGATCACCTCTTCGAGGACTGTGGGGAGAACTGCCGCTTCTTCAAGGGGATCACGTTCACGTACGGCCACAACATCACGGTCGGCGACAACACGGTCATCCACGACAACGTTCACCTCGACGACCGCGGTAAGCTCACGATTGGCGACCGGGTCTCCATCTCCGACGGCGCGCACCTCTACAGCCACGACCACGACGTCGTCGACCAGACCGAGGTCCGAAACTTTCACACCACTATCGAGGACGACGTCCGCCTGACCTACGACTCGATGGTTCGCGCGGGGAACAGAGTCGGCGAGAACGCCATCGTCGGCGCCCGCGCTATCGTCCAGAACGACGTGCCGGCCCACCACATTGCCGTCGGTATGCCCGCGAAGAGCATCAAGATCAAACCCGGCTGGGAGGACGTCGCGACCCCGCTCGAGGACGCCGGCGAGAACCGACAGGCCGAACGCGAGATCGAGTACGACCTGGACGACGGCCTCGAGCAGTTCGACGAGTTCCAGCGCGACCTGACGCCGCCCGGCCACCGAACGAACTGA
- a CDS encoding DUF7344 domain-containing protein, translating to MSQTDSAARNLSIDSTFNAITSRRRRRILAFVGERREGGIDSVTLNELARELAAEELGKPAVSVTTNEFEERRTALVHVELPLLEDAGLLAWDREAGAVSLPDDLVLDGATIRKTTERNDTNWDAVFEALANERRRTALAVLDDASEPLSVAVLASEVAAEVGASEADVRTTLTHQHLPALEAAGLVTVGEKGVMYADDHLEDGIVDTDFATRSRPLVAGTSL from the coding sequence ATGAGCCAGACGGACTCTGCGGCACGTAATCTGTCGATTGATTCGACGTTTAACGCCATTACCAGCCGACGGCGACGGCGTATTCTGGCGTTCGTCGGCGAACGGCGCGAGGGCGGGATTGATTCGGTCACACTCAACGAGTTAGCCCGGGAACTCGCCGCCGAGGAGCTCGGAAAACCAGCCGTGTCGGTCACCACGAACGAGTTCGAGGAACGGCGAACCGCGCTCGTTCACGTCGAGTTGCCCCTACTCGAGGACGCCGGGTTGCTCGCATGGGACCGCGAGGCGGGCGCCGTCTCGCTGCCCGACGACCTCGTCCTCGACGGGGCGACCATCCGAAAGACGACCGAGCGCAACGACACGAACTGGGACGCCGTCTTCGAGGCGCTCGCGAACGAGCGGCGTCGAACCGCCCTCGCGGTGCTCGATGACGCGTCCGAGCCGCTCTCCGTCGCCGTCCTCGCCTCGGAAGTCGCAGCCGAGGTCGGTGCCAGTGAAGCGGACGTGCGGACCACCCTGACCCACCAGCACCTGCCTGCCCTCGAGGCAGCCGGGTTGGTCACTGTCGGCGAGAAGGGCGTCATGTACGCCGACGACCACCTCGAGGACGGAATCGTCGACACCGATTTCGCCACGCGCTCGCGTCCGCTCGTCGCTGGAACGTCGCTCTGA
- a CDS encoding aldo/keto reductase, protein MQYQTLGTADVEVSEVGFGAWVVGTDWWGDRSETDAIEMIDHALDRGITYFDTGDVYGHGRSEELVGKALADVREDVTIATKVGYDFYNNPQAGHGELPKSMDPDYLREAVEQSLERLDTDYLDVLQLHNANVDEITPDVLELLDELEEEGLIHARGLALGPSIGWLAEGDLAIEEEFDSLQLVWNVLEQEVGNHFLETIERTGSSTSLIPRVPHSSGILNEQVTPETELDAGDHRGFRPDAWYETGWEKLEALRFLERDGERTMGQAAIAWLLSHESVASVTPTFRTAGDIDEWAAASDVPKLSDEELARVADLYENDFDIDREDGMDSLRSSVDGEDIRSAGLDKLAAD, encoded by the coding sequence ATGCAGTATCAGACGCTCGGAACCGCCGATGTCGAGGTCAGCGAAGTCGGCTTCGGTGCCTGGGTCGTCGGCACCGACTGGTGGGGCGACCGCTCGGAAACCGACGCGATCGAGATGATCGACCACGCCCTCGACCGGGGGATCACCTACTTCGACACGGGCGACGTCTACGGCCACGGGCGAAGCGAGGAACTCGTCGGGAAGGCTCTCGCGGACGTGCGCGAGGACGTCACCATCGCCACCAAGGTCGGTTACGACTTCTACAACAACCCGCAGGCGGGCCACGGCGAGTTGCCGAAATCGATGGACCCCGACTACCTCCGGGAGGCCGTCGAGCAGAGCCTCGAGCGACTCGACACCGACTACCTGGACGTCCTCCAGTTGCACAACGCGAACGTCGACGAGATTACCCCGGACGTCCTCGAACTCCTCGACGAACTCGAGGAGGAGGGGCTGATCCATGCCCGTGGCCTCGCACTGGGACCCTCTATCGGCTGGCTGGCCGAGGGCGACCTCGCCATCGAAGAGGAGTTCGACTCCCTCCAGCTGGTCTGGAACGTCTTAGAGCAGGAGGTCGGCAACCATTTCCTCGAGACCATCGAGCGCACCGGTTCCTCGACGAGCCTGATTCCCCGGGTGCCCCACTCCTCGGGCATCCTGAACGAACAGGTCACGCCCGAGACGGAACTCGACGCGGGCGACCACCGCGGCTTCCGCCCCGACGCCTGGTACGAGACGGGCTGGGAGAAACTCGAGGCGTTGCGTTTCCTGGAGCGCGACGGCGAGCGGACGATGGGCCAGGCCGCCATCGCCTGGCTCCTGAGCCACGAGTCGGTCGCCAGCGTCACGCCGACGTTCCGCACCGCCGGCGACATCGACGAGTGGGCGGCCGCCAGCGACGTGCCGAAACTGAGCGACGAGGAACTGGCTCGCGTCGCCGATCTCTACGAGAACGACTTCGACATCGACCGCGAGGACGGCATGGACTCGCTTCGATCGTCGGTCGACGGTGAGGACATCCGCTCGGCGGGCCTGGACAAACTGGCCGCCGACTGA
- a CDS encoding DUF5518 domain-containing protein, with translation MSSPETSSPDGPDGTEHAVEPAEPDPSSEPDAPDARPATMNGLLGGLVAVFASFLTFSVLLGGIVAGYLEGADQEEGIIAGLYAGFVYAALIVLPLVLGLGPVVGVGELVGGLEFVDGGLILFMVFYSTFAGGFGGWVGAYLNAEFGDVFGRL, from the coding sequence ATGTCGTCCCCCGAAACCTCTTCCCCGGACGGGCCGGACGGAACGGAACACGCGGTCGAACCGGCCGAACCAGACCCCTCGAGCGAGCCGGACGCGCCGGACGCCCGTCCAGCCACGATGAACGGTCTCCTCGGCGGCCTCGTCGCCGTCTTCGCTTCCTTTCTCACGTTCTCGGTGCTCCTCGGCGGCATCGTCGCCGGCTACCTCGAGGGGGCCGACCAGGAGGAGGGGATCATCGCGGGCCTGTACGCGGGTTTCGTTTACGCCGCGTTGATCGTCCTGCCGCTCGTGCTCGGACTGGGGCCAGTCGTCGGCGTCGGTGAACTGGTCGGCGGGCTCGAGTTTGTCGACGGGGGCCTGATCCTCTTCATGGTGTTCTACAGCACGTTCGCCGGCGGGTTCGGCGGCTGGGTCGGCGCGTACCTGAACGCGGAGTTCGGCGACGTGTTCGGTCGTCTCTAG
- a CDS encoding tryptophan--tRNA ligase, giving the protein MTGTGTDTIEDAEDAEDAEEPLTDGGAAGADEVALDPWGSSSVSDYRKLFEEFGIEEFDELLADLPHPHYLMRRGVIFGHRDYRPVLEAMREGDPFAVLSGFMPTGDPHIGHKLVFDEIIWHQEQGGDAYALIADLEAHAARGLTWDEIDEHARDYLLSLLALGFDLEDGTVYRQSTEREVQDLAFELGIEANFSELGAIYGFDGETDVSHMQSVVTQMADILYPQLEGPKPTVIPVGPDQDPHVRLARDLASRMRYFGVTTAYASFEATEDELSVIGAAYDARESYADDPDQPRCVEAAQWLESGGTGVTEVETVEEDARDRAISKLENAGMEPLRPRTRFLNRRATEEAFEALIDTVEGEKRVFDEHVDAFDLDHDEAAEIARTIELAHDGYGFQPPSSIYHRFMTGLTGGKMSSSIPASHISLLDDPEDGYDKVKAATTGGRETAELQRELGGRADECPVYELYAYLLAGDDDEFAKRVYDECVGGERLCGDCKEQAAHLMKEFLREHQEKREEVADLLEAADIELESPRRG; this is encoded by the coding sequence ATGACCGGTACGGGCACGGATACGATCGAGGACGCCGAGGACGCCGAGGACGCCGAGGAACCACTGACCGACGGAGGGGCCGCTGGCGCCGACGAGGTCGCTCTCGACCCCTGGGGCTCCTCGAGCGTCTCCGACTACCGCAAACTCTTCGAGGAGTTCGGCATCGAGGAGTTCGACGAACTCCTCGCGGACCTGCCCCACCCCCACTACCTGATGCGCCGGGGCGTCATCTTCGGTCACCGCGACTACCGGCCGGTGCTCGAGGCCATGCGCGAGGGCGACCCCTTCGCCGTCCTTTCGGGGTTCATGCCGACCGGCGACCCCCACATCGGGCACAAACTCGTCTTCGACGAGATCATCTGGCACCAGGAACAGGGCGGAGACGCCTACGCGCTGATCGCTGACCTCGAGGCCCACGCCGCGCGCGGACTCACCTGGGACGAAATCGACGAACACGCCCGGGACTACCTGCTCTCCCTGCTGGCGCTGGGGTTCGACCTCGAGGACGGAACCGTCTACCGCCAGTCGACCGAGCGCGAGGTGCAGGACCTCGCGTTCGAACTGGGGATCGAGGCCAACTTCTCCGAACTCGGGGCCATCTACGGCTTCGACGGCGAGACCGACGTCTCGCACATGCAGTCGGTCGTCACGCAGATGGCCGACATCCTCTACCCCCAGCTAGAGGGGCCAAAGCCCACGGTGATCCCCGTCGGCCCCGACCAGGACCCTCACGTCAGGCTCGCCCGGGACCTGGCCTCCCGGATGCGCTACTTCGGCGTGACGACGGCCTACGCGAGTTTCGAGGCGACGGAGGACGAACTCTCGGTCATCGGCGCTGCCTACGACGCCCGGGAGTCGTACGCGGACGACCCCGACCAGCCGCGGTGCGTGGAGGCTGCCCAGTGGCTCGAGTCCGGGGGCACCGGCGTTACCGAGGTCGAAACAGTCGAGGAGGACGCCCGCGATCGCGCCATCTCGAAACTCGAGAACGCTGGTATGGAACCCCTCCGTCCCCGAACACGGTTCCTGAATCGCCGGGCGACCGAGGAAGCCTTCGAAGCGCTGATCGACACCGTCGAGGGCGAGAAACGGGTCTTCGACGAACACGTCGACGCCTTCGACCTGGATCACGACGAGGCCGCCGAGATCGCCCGCACGATCGAACTTGCTCACGACGGCTACGGCTTCCAGCCGCCGTCGTCCATCTACCACCGGTTTATGACCGGGCTCACGGGCGGGAAGATGTCCTCCTCGATTCCGGCCAGCCACATCTCGCTGCTCGACGACCCCGAGGACGGCTACGACAAGGTGAAGGCGGCGACGACGGGCGGGCGCGAGACGGCCGAACTCCAGCGCGAGTTAGGCGGCAGAGCCGACGAGTGTCCCGTCTACGAACTCTACGCCTACCTGCTCGCCGGCGACGACGACGAGTTCGCGAAACGCGTCTACGACGAGTGCGTCGGTGGCGAGCGCCTCTGTGGCGACTGCAAGGAGCAGGCCGCCCATCTCATGAAGGAGTTTTTGCGAGAGCACCAGGAGAAACGCGAGGAGGTGGCCGACCTGCTCGAGGCTGCGGACATCGAACTCGAGTCGCCGCGGAGAGGGTGA
- a CDS encoding sensor histidine kinase, with protein MIVDGGRPPSVLIVGDGLETVATTLESRLSTPVAHERRFSSALDRLESGTVGCVVVGDVAGDEGLRRELLERVRAQATRCSIVRCVDTSDTQMWLEDGSYQPAAVAVDATETLVDYVRERVDRHRQMRILRALQSATPRLFRAATADEIAETTVETASTVLEQPLTAVFAADDGTGRFDLVATTDERKGHGAVPEHLPFENSMAGVAFREGQTTVFAETEDDPLADVENASFRLIDESDILGDPDHPMTAGVIVPLGSYGVMSVVTPESGTISVDDCQFVEFLAEHAAAAFRRTEREYDLERANDRLGAFAAIVSHDLRNPLTVATGHLDLLADDCSSDHLEPIGESLGRMDDLIDDVLTLVRSDVNEEDLEWVSVGVVAGRAWETVDTGQATLELEAAADLKPVEATPGALRELFENVFGNAVTHGGEGVTVRLGSLPSGGFYVEDDGIGVDVGEDDLEVLFEYGHSGTQNGTGLGLSIVRRIADAHGWTVEAGTSQHAESGFRLEFRTGSSADDVDELDESS; from the coding sequence ATGATAGTGGATGGGGGACGCCCACCGAGCGTTCTCATCGTCGGCGACGGTCTCGAGACAGTCGCGACGACGCTCGAGTCCCGACTATCCACGCCGGTCGCGCACGAGCGTCGGTTCTCGTCCGCGCTCGACCGCCTCGAGTCGGGAACCGTCGGTTGCGTCGTCGTCGGAGACGTGGCCGGCGACGAAGGGCTTCGGCGCGAGCTGCTCGAGCGAGTTCGAGCGCAAGCGACGCGGTGTTCGATCGTTCGCTGCGTCGATACCAGCGACACGCAGATGTGGCTAGAGGACGGGTCCTACCAGCCTGCCGCCGTTGCGGTGGACGCGACCGAGACGCTGGTCGACTACGTCAGAGAACGGGTCGACCGACACCGTCAGATGCGGATTTTGCGCGCTCTGCAGTCGGCGACGCCGAGACTCTTTCGAGCGGCGACGGCCGACGAAATCGCCGAAACGACCGTCGAGACGGCGAGTACCGTCCTCGAGCAGCCACTGACGGCCGTCTTCGCCGCCGACGATGGGACGGGCCGGTTCGACCTCGTGGCCACAACGGACGAACGGAAGGGTCACGGCGCAGTCCCGGAACACCTCCCGTTCGAGAATTCGATGGCCGGTGTGGCCTTTCGGGAGGGACAAACGACCGTGTTCGCCGAAACCGAAGACGACCCGCTGGCCGATGTCGAGAACGCCAGCTTTCGGTTGATCGACGAGAGCGACATCCTGGGCGACCCGGACCACCCGATGACCGCCGGCGTGATCGTTCCGCTCGGTTCCTACGGCGTGATGAGCGTCGTCACGCCGGAGTCGGGAACTATCTCCGTCGACGACTGCCAGTTCGTCGAATTTCTGGCGGAACACGCCGCCGCGGCGTTTCGGCGAACCGAGCGCGAGTACGACCTCGAGCGCGCCAACGACCGACTGGGGGCCTTCGCCGCCATCGTCTCCCACGACCTGCGAAATCCACTGACCGTCGCGACGGGTCACCTCGACCTCCTTGCTGACGACTGCTCGAGCGACCACCTCGAACCGATCGGCGAATCGCTCGGGCGGATGGACGACCTGATCGACGACGTCCTGACGCTCGTCCGTTCGGACGTCAACGAGGAGGACCTCGAGTGGGTGTCCGTCGGCGTCGTCGCCGGGCGTGCCTGGGAGACCGTCGACACCGGGCAGGCGACCCTCGAACTCGAGGCGGCAGCCGACCTGAAGCCGGTCGAGGCGACCCCGGGAGCGCTTCGAGAACTGTTCGAGAACGTCTTCGGCAACGCCGTCACCCACGGCGGTGAGGGCGTGACGGTACGGCTCGGATCGCTCCCTAGCGGCGGCTTTTACGTCGAGGACGATGGCATCGGCGTCGACGTCGGCGAGGACGACCTCGAGGTGCTCTTCGAGTACGGTCACTCGGGCACTCAGAACGGGACGGGACTCGGCCTGTCGATCGTCCGGCGAATCGCGGACGCCCACGGCTGGACGGTCGAGGCGGGTACGAGCCAGCACGCCGAGAGCGGCTTTCGCCTGGAGTTTCGGACGGGGTCCTCGGCGGACGATGTGGACGAACTGGACGAATCGTCCTGA
- the endA gene encoding tRNA-intron lyase → MELEGRFDGDVVRVGNDARQRFHDSRGYGYPLGGNEIALAPVEAAHLLYRGDLAAVRDGDERLSFRSFLAREPGPEPDFGVRFLVYADLRSRGFYLAPAREPWVTEPPRAEFAVFPRGKGPGDGEIEYALSVVGERTDVAASDLESGALAVVDEESEITYFDVGRPEISGTSETAIPQGVEADLLADRVVIWNPPHELYERTFYGQPLEGREYDRPTLQCSLLEAAHLATAGAIDLDPAAVLERGRDVEGERFDRRLAVYTTLREAGVVPKTGYKFGADFRTYANVESVDDLGHSELLVRVLPAEHVFEPRDLSLDVRLAHGVRKTMVFALVSEAGPGGDADIEWRSLERLTP, encoded by the coding sequence ATGGAACTCGAGGGACGGTTCGACGGCGACGTCGTCCGCGTCGGCAACGACGCCCGCCAGCGGTTTCACGACTCGCGCGGCTACGGCTACCCGCTCGGGGGCAACGAGATCGCCCTCGCGCCGGTCGAGGCCGCCCACCTGCTGTACCGGGGCGACCTGGCTGCCGTCCGCGACGGCGACGAGCGACTGTCGTTTCGCTCGTTCCTCGCCCGCGAACCGGGGCCGGAACCCGACTTCGGCGTTCGGTTCCTCGTCTACGCCGACCTCCGCTCGCGCGGGTTCTACCTCGCCCCCGCTCGCGAACCGTGGGTGACGGAGCCGCCTCGAGCCGAGTTCGCCGTCTTCCCCCGCGGGAAGGGGCCGGGAGACGGGGAGATCGAGTACGCACTGAGCGTGGTCGGCGAGCGAACCGACGTGGCCGCGAGCGACCTCGAGAGCGGCGCCCTCGCCGTCGTCGATGAAGAAAGCGAGATCACCTACTTCGACGTCGGCCGGCCCGAGATTTCGGGAACGAGCGAGACGGCCATTCCCCAGGGCGTGGAAGCCGACCTGCTCGCCGATCGGGTCGTCATCTGGAATCCCCCACACGAGCTGTACGAGCGGACGTTCTACGGCCAGCCGCTCGAGGGCCGGGAGTACGACCGACCGACCCTGCAGTGTTCGTTGCTCGAGGCCGCCCACCTCGCGACGGCGGGCGCGATCGATCTCGACCCGGCGGCGGTGCTCGAGCGCGGTCGCGACGTCGAGGGCGAACGGTTCGACCGGCGACTGGCCGTCTACACCACGCTCCGCGAGGCCGGCGTCGTTCCCAAGACGGGCTACAAGTTCGGTGCGGACTTCCGGACGTACGCGAACGTCGAGTCGGTCGACGACCTCGGCCACTCGGAACTCCTGGTCCGCGTACTGCCGGCAGAGCACGTCTTCGAGCCGCGGGACCTCTCGCTCGACGTACGGCTGGCTCACGGCGTCCGGAAGACGATGGTGTTTGCGCTGGTCAGCGAAGCCGGTCCAGGAGGCGACGCCGACATCGAGTGGCGGTCGCTCGAACGGCTGACCCCCTGA
- a CDS encoding DUF91 domain-containing protein, with product MSDDSIRVLAGDCTVIADGTDREEYRGRVTTIVKPDNTVFVHDVDGYQPVAWLTRADNVSSDREDGFTLVAKKDTQTLRVAAHVEDGFATYPASSTGTPVGECPGDGCTGVLVRSNGIHCVGCSDRYSIPRDTTLRDDRCDCGLPRMRVERGLAFHVCLDRGCESLDDAVREAFDREWDCPNCEGDLLILRRGGLIAGCEHYPDCDTGFVIPTGVADGECACGLPTFDTTTGTRCLDATCDRARAKALESEATAQEGSVTADH from the coding sequence ATGTCCGACGACAGCATTCGTGTCCTCGCCGGTGACTGCACCGTGATCGCCGACGGAACCGATCGCGAGGAGTACCGCGGCCGCGTCACGACCATCGTCAAGCCCGACAACACCGTCTTCGTCCACGACGTCGACGGCTACCAGCCCGTCGCCTGGCTCACCCGCGCCGACAACGTCTCGAGCGACCGCGAGGACGGGTTCACCCTCGTCGCGAAGAAAGACACCCAGACGCTCCGGGTCGCCGCCCACGTCGAGGACGGCTTCGCCACCTATCCGGCCTCGAGCACCGGCACCCCCGTGGGTGAGTGTCCAGGCGACGGCTGCACCGGCGTCCTCGTCCGCTCGAACGGCATCCACTGCGTCGGCTGTAGCGACCGCTATTCCATCCCACGGGATACAACCCTCCGCGACGACCGCTGTGACTGTGGTCTCCCTCGCATGCGCGTCGAGCGCGGCCTCGCGTTCCACGTCTGTCTCGACCGCGGCTGTGAGTCGCTCGACGACGCCGTCCGCGAGGCGTTCGACCGCGAGTGGGACTGTCCGAACTGCGAGGGTGACCTGCTGATCCTCCGGCGGGGCGGCCTGATCGCCGGCTGTGAACACTATCCCGACTGCGACACCGGGTTCGTCATCCCGACGGGCGTCGCCGACGGCGAGTGTGCCTGCGGCCTCCCCACGTTCGACACCACGACCGGGACTCGCTGCCTGGACGCGACCTGCGACCGCGCTCGAGCGAAAGCGCTCGAGTCCGAGGCGACAGCCCAAGAGGGGTCGGTGACGGCCGACCACTGA